The DNA segment AAATCGACGCGCTTGAACAGGCCTATACCTTCATTGGGGCAACACAAGCCGCCGGGTCTCCACGGTGCTCCCATGAGCTCAACTTGCCCGGGCTGAGGACCATACGACTCAAGGAATTTCCGTGGCTCGCATTCTGCCTTGAGTTCGACACACATGTGGATGTCTGGCGTGTGCTTCATGCCAAGCGGAATATGCCGACTTGGCTGTCCGATGCAGGTGATTAGTTGAGCTGCCGTTCGCGGCCCCAGACCGGCTCGTCGGAACCTGCCATGCATTCAGCCTGGCTCGTCTGCCAATCCAGCTTTCAGCCGCGGTGCTGCAAAGTCCAGGAAGGCGCGCAGCTTGAGCGGCAAGATGGCCTGCGGATTATGGACCAGTTGCACGGGCTGCGGCTCGGTTTCAAAGGCTTGGAGGACCTTGGTCAGGCGCCCCTCAACAATCGCCTGCGCCGCTTGGTAGGAAAGCACGCGAATGATGCCCGCCCCGGCAAGGGCAGCATCCATCGCGCCGTTAGCCGTGTTGACCGAGAAGCGTGGACTGATGGCAATGGCTGTGGCCCGGTCCTGAACAGAGAACAGCCAAGTGCTATCGGAGCGGACGCGCTCGAACCCGACACAATCATGGTCCACGAGGTCCTGCGGCGTGGCCGGGGAGCCGCGACGGGCGAGATAGCCCGGGCTGGCGCAGGTGATCCACCGAACGGCACCCAATCGCCGGACAACCAAGCCACTGTCTGGCAGCTCGCCGATCCGCACGGCCAGGTCGACACGGTTCTCGACGATATCGATTATCGCGTCTG comes from the Novosphingobium pentaromativorans US6-1 genome and includes:
- a CDS encoding LysR family transcriptional regulator — protein: MDRFEAIRTLITAVDGGSLSAASRRLGVPLPTVSRRVSDLEAHLRTQLVVRTSRRLLLTDAGRAYVAACRQIIEELDDAERLASGEYRTPRGELLITAPVMFGRLHIQPVVLDFLAAYLDITVRLTLSDAIIDIVENRVDLAVRIGELPDSGLVVRRLGAVRWITCASPGYLARRGSPATPQDLVDHDCVGFERVRSDSTWLFSVQDRATAIAISPRFSVNTANGAMDAALAGAGIIRVLSYQAAQAIVEGRLTKVLQAFETEPQPVQLVHNPQAILPLKLRAFLDFAAPRLKAGLADEPG